The DNA sequence GAGTTGCAAGGGTTCTATATGAGCACCATCCGCCAGCCGTATTTGAACGGCTGGCGGTGGCTGCGGGGCCAGTTTCGTTACCACGACGCTCGCACCGCCGAGCTGCGGGCGCTACTGGGCCGCTATATTGCCCAGCGCCAAGCGGCCAGCGCCGCCCCCGGGGCCCCCGCCCCGCCCGACGACTTACTGCAAATGCTGCTCGATGCCCGCTACGAGGACACCGGCCAGCCCATGGCTCCCGACCGGGTGCTCGACGAGGCCCTCATCCTACTAGTGGCCGGCCACGAAACCAGTGCCAATGCCCTCACCTGGCTGCTGTACTTGCTGGCCCACCACCCAGCCGAGGCGCAGGCCATCCAGCACGAAACCGCTGAGGTGCTGGGTAATAGGGCCCCCACTTTCGCCGACCTGCCCCGCCTCGGGCGGGCCCTGCACGCTGTGCAGGAAACCATGCGCCTCTACCCGCCCGCCTGGATGGTGGCCCGCGTGGCCCTGGCCGATGACGACTACCAGGGCCTGCGCATCCCGAAGGGCACGTTGTTTTCGCTCAATCTCTACGGCCTGCACCACGACCCGCAGCACTGGGACGCGCCCGCTGAGTTCCGCCCCGCCCGCTTCGCCGCCGATGCGCCGCGCCCGCTCGTACCGTTTGCCTACGCGCCCTTCGGTGGAGGCCCCCGCCTGTGCATAGGCCTGCAGTTTGCCCTCACCGAAATGCAGTTGGTGGTCGTCGAGTTGCTGCGCGTTTTCGACGTGGAGTGGCCGGTTGGCCAGCCGCCGGTAGCCAAGCAGCCGCTCATCACGCTGCGGCCGCGGGGCGATTTTCAGGTGCGGCTGCGCTTGCGGTAGGGGCCCCGGGCCGGCGGCTGGCTAGCCGGCTAGGTGGTACGTCAGCACCGGGGGGAAGGCGTGGGTGGCCACGGTTTCGGCAATGCTAGTGCCCAGGAAGTGGCTCAGGCCCGAGCGCACGTGGGTCGGAATCACTACTACGTCGGCGGCCACGCGCCGGGCGTATTCCTCGATGCCCACGCTGGTACGGTTCGCGTCTATTTCGGCAGTCAGGCAATGGGCGAGCTGGTGCTGCTGGGCAAAGTCCTGCATTTGCTGCTGCGCCACGTGGCCGCCGGCGCCCGCGGCCACGTGCAGCAAGTGCAGCGTCGCGTCGGGAAACGCGGCTAGCACTTGGCGCAGGCCGTCGAGGGCCCCGGCGGCCTCGGCCGAAAAATCGGACGGAAACACGATATTTTGCACCTTGAAGGCGGGCTGCGGGTGCTTCACCGTGAGCACGGGGCACGGGGCCAGCCGGATCAGGCGCTCGGTGGTCGAGCTCACGAAGAAGTGCTCCATGGCCCCGTGGCCGCGCGCGCCCACCACCACCAGGTCGGCGCCGTAGCGCTCAATGGCCGTCAGAATGCCCTCGCCGACGCGCGCTACCTCCACCACGTCCTGCA is a window from the Hymenobacter nivis genome containing:
- a CDS encoding universal stress protein — protein: MKNILVATDFSPEAHHAFEVAVQLAQLTGGQLTLLHVLEDADEPGGAFSTVGGPVSGHSIDQIFTIKLMEATKRRMHALEAEAAEWAPGVPVQDVVEVARVGEGILTAIERYGADLVVVGARGHGAMEHFFVSSTTERLIRLAPCPVLTVKHPQPAFKVQNIVFPSDFSAEAAGALDGLRQVLAAFPDATLHLLHVAAGAGGHVAQQQMQDFAQQHQLAHCLTAEIDANRTSVGIEEYARRVAADVVVIPTHVRSGLSHFLGTSIAETVATHAFPPVLTYHLAG
- a CDS encoding cytochrome P450 → MADDDLGGRVPRWALPQVPRWVSLRNSLKLVADPLGALDAIHARFGATARLYIGGVQPSVLTRDPGLVQHVLQKNHRNYAKSRFNLGFARYIGHGLLTNEGPDWLRQRRLIQPGFHRQRVAGLTGLMQEIVADTLGPLAQDATRLGGAVAVPAHALMTRLTFRIIARSVFSTSFADAELDRLAQLITELQGFYMSTIRQPYLNGWRWLRGQFRYHDARTAELRALLGRYIAQRQAASAAPGAPAPPDDLLQMLLDARYEDTGQPMAPDRVLDEALILLVAGHETSANALTWLLYLLAHHPAEAQAIQHETAEVLGNRAPTFADLPRLGRALHAVQETMRLYPPAWMVARVALADDDYQGLRIPKGTLFSLNLYGLHHDPQHWDAPAEFRPARFAADAPRPLVPFAYAPFGGGPRLCIGLQFALTEMQLVVVELLRVFDVEWPVGQPPVAKQPLITLRPRGDFQVRLRLR